The Thermovibrio guaymasensis genomic interval AGGGAGCCCTTAGGCCCCCTCAAATTTAGACTTTGCAAGTGCATATGTAGCGTAGGCTACAAAAACCCACCAAACGAAAGATATTATAAGCCACATTCTTCATTACCTCCCTTTTAGTATTCTGCTCCTTCAAGCTCTCTCTTGATTGATTCGGGAGAGATCTTGAAGAGGAACATCTTGTAAACCCAAGCCTGGTAAGCAATTACGATTGGTGTGAAGATTAATGCTGCAACGAGCATGACCGTTAGTGTAAGGTGGCTTGAAGCACCGTTGTAGATTGTGATGGAGTGTTCAAGTCCAAGGCTTGAAGGAACTGCAAGGGGGTAAGCTCCAAACATAACTGCAAAACCAGCAAAGAGGAAAGTAAGTGTTGAGAAGAGGAAAGCTTTAGCTCCATTTACTGCCTTGACTGCAAGGAGCCAGCCTACGGCAGATAGAGCAGCAAGAACGATAAGAACGAGCTCTATTACTGGGAATCTGAAAAGTGCATGGTGGAGAACACCGTTGCTGTCAATCATGCTTGCAATTTGCTTGAACATATCAGGTGGAAGTTGGAGGTACTTTTGGGCAAGTTCAGGATTTTCTACTTTGAATGAGATTGTGTAGGCAAGGCCTGTGCAGACAACGTACATGATTACAAAGGGAAGCCATACCTTTAAACCTATGTTCCTTGCCCTTTCAGCAATACTTCCTTCAGTTTTCCACAGGAGCCATGAGACTCCGTGCATTATTATGAAGAGAACTGTTGCAATTCCAACGAGGATTCCAAAGAGTCCGTGGAAAGTAAATGGATTAACGAGGTTAATAAAGCTTATCGGGAACTTCTCAGCGTAAACGAACCCGAGGAGTTCATTTCCTTCAATTGCCATGTTCTTAATTGGAAGGCCTGCAAGGATGTTTCCAATAGCGACTCCGATTAAGAGGGCAACGACGAAGGATGACCAGAAGATGCTCTGATCCCAGAACTTCCTCCAGCCTTCACTCTCCTCTTTACTCCTGAACTCAAAGGATACCGCCCTGTATATTAGGGCAAGTAAAACTACAAAGAGGGCTATGTAGAGAGAGCTAAATAGAGCTGCGTAGAGCTCGGGGAAAGCAGCAAAAGCTGCACCGCCTGCAGTGATGAACCAAACCTCGTTTCCGTCCCAGACGGGACCTATTGCGTTAATGTTTACTCTTCTCTCAATGTCTGTCTTTGCTACGAAGAGGTGGAGGATTCCCACCCCAAGGTCAAAACCGTCTGTAACTATATAACCGGCAATTAGTATAGTAACCAGTATCGCCCAAATAGTCTGTAAGTCAAAGTGCATAATCCACCTCCTCCATTAGTAAAGTTCTGCTTCTTTCTCTGGTCCTTTTGTGGCGAACTTGGCAAGCAGGTAGAAGTCTGCGATTGCAAGTCCGGTGAAAGTAAGGGCGAAGAGGATGTAAGTGATTATTACCTCAACGTTTGTAAGTGGTGAAACGGCTTGGGCTGTTTTAAGTCCGATTTCAGGCATAAGGATTTTTCCGTAGTCATCGGTGAGAGGGTAGACTATCCAAGGCTGTCTTCCAACTTCAGCTGTTGCCCATCCTAACCAGCATGCAATGTATGGAAGGGGAAGTGAGTAAAGGGCAACCTTCAAGAAACCATTAGCGTTCTCAAGGTCTTTGTATTTCATAAGTCCCCAGATGAAGAGGAGCACAAAGAAGAAGCCTAAGTAAACCATTATGTGGAATGCCCAGAAGACGAAGTTTACAGGTGGAATGTAGTTTCCTGGGCCAAACTTTGCTTCAAACATCTTCTGAAGTTCCTTTGCTCCAAGGAGCTTACCGTTAAAGTCGTGGGTTGCAAGGAATGAAAGGAGTCCTGGAATTGGAAGGGGAATCTCAACTACGTTCTTCTGGGCTTTTTCGTCGGCCCATGCTGCAAGGAGGATTGAGGCTCCTTCCTTTGTTTCCCAGAGGGCTTCCATAGCAGCAAGTTTTGTAGGCTGGGTTTTAGCTACTTCGTGAGCGTGAATGTCGCCGATGATAACTTCACCTACTGAAGCTATGAGTCCGAAGATTAAAGCTATGTAAGCAGACTTTTTGAAGAATTCAACGTTCTGTTTTTTGAGGAGGTGGTAAGCACTTACAGAGAGGACGAAGATTGCAGAAAGAACCATTCCTGCAGTTGCAGTGTGCCAGAACTTAACGTCTGCAACTGGGTTAAATACGACTGCCCACCAGTCGGTCATAACAGCTCTTTTACCGGCTGCTGCCATTTCAACTTCTGCTCCGGTTGGGTGCTGCATCCAGCCGTTAGCAACTAGAATCCAGAGAGCAGATAGGTTTGAGCCGATAGATGAAAGCCACGCAGCAAGAAGGTGAACGGCCTTTGGAACCCTGTCCCAACCAAAGAGGAATACTCCCATGAAGGTTGACTCCATGAAGAATGCAAGGAGACCTTCAATGGCAAGTGGAGCTCCAAAAATGTCTCCAACGAACCTTGAGTAAACAGACCAGTTCATACCGAACTCAAACTCGTGAACCAGACCTGTAGCAACTCCGAGGGCGAAGTTAATAGCAAAGAGCTTTGACCAGAACTTGGCCATGTCCCTGTA includes:
- the cydB gene encoding cytochrome d ubiquinol oxidase subunit II; amino-acid sequence: MHFDLQTIWAILVTILIAGYIVTDGFDLGVGILHLFVAKTDIERRVNINAIGPVWDGNEVWFITAGGAAFAAFPELYAALFSSLYIALFVVLLALIYRAVSFEFRSKEESEGWRKFWDQSIFWSSFVVALLIGVAIGNILAGLPIKNMAIEGNELLGFVYAEKFPISFINLVNPFTFHGLFGILVGIATVLFIIMHGVSWLLWKTEGSIAERARNIGLKVWLPFVIMYVVCTGLAYTISFKVENPELAQKYLQLPPDMFKQIASMIDSNGVLHHALFRFPVIELVLIVLAALSAVGWLLAVKAVNGAKAFLFSTLTFLFAGFAVMFGAYPLAVPSSLGLEHSITIYNGASSHLTLTVMLVAALIFTPIVIAYQAWVYKMFLFKISPESIKRELEGAEY
- a CDS encoding cytochrome ubiquinol oxidase subunit I → MDFVLLVSRLQFAMTAFFHFIFVPLTLGLSTLSALMLTLHYATGKEIYRDMAKFWSKLFAINFALGVATGLVHEFEFGMNWSVYSRFVGDIFGAPLAIEGLLAFFMESTFMGVFLFGWDRVPKAVHLLAAWLSSIGSNLSALWILVANGWMQHPTGAEVEMAAAGKRAVMTDWWAVVFNPVADVKFWHTATAGMVLSAIFVLSVSAYHLLKKQNVEFFKKSAYIALIFGLIASVGEVIIGDIHAHEVAKTQPTKLAAMEALWETKEGASILLAAWADEKAQKNVVEIPLPIPGLLSFLATHDFNGKLLGAKELQKMFEAKFGPGNYIPPVNFVFWAFHIMVYLGFFFVLLFIWGLMKYKDLENANGFLKVALYSLPLPYIACWLGWATAEVGRQPWIVYPLTDDYGKILMPEIGLKTAQAVSPLTNVEVIITYILFALTFTGLAIADFYLLAKFATKGPEKEAELY